Part of the Salvelinus namaycush isolate Seneca chromosome 25, SaNama_1.0, whole genome shotgun sequence genome is shown below.
ctcggcaagacggagctgctcttcctcccggggaaggactgcccgttccatgatctcgccatcacggttgacaactccattgtgtcctcctcccagagcgctaagaaccttggcgtgatcctggacaacaccctgtcgttctcaactaacatcaaggcggtgacccgttcctgtaggttcatgctctacaacattcgcagagtacgaccctgcctcacacaggaagcggcgcaggtcctaatccaggcacttgtcatctcccgtctggattactgcaactcgctgttggctgggctccctgcctgtgccattaaacccctacaactcatccagaacgccgcagcccgtctggtgttcaaccttcccaagttctctcacgtcaccccgctcctccgctctctccactggcttccagttgaagctcgcatccgctacaagaccatggtgcttgcctacggagctgcgaggggaatggcacctccgtaccttcaggctctgatcaggccctacacccaaacaagggcactgcgttcatccacctctggcctgctcgcctccctatctctgaggaagtacagttcccgctcagcccagtcaaaactgttcgctgctctggcaccccaatggtggaacaaactccctcacgacgccaggtcagcggagtcaatcaccaccttccggagacacctgaaaccccacctctttaaggaatacctaggataggataaagtaatccttctaaccccccccccccccccttaaaagagttagatgcactattgtaaagtggttgttccactggatatcataaggtgaatgcaccaatttgtaagtcgctctggataagagcgtctgctaaatgacttaaatgtaaatgtaaatgatgagcctttggagtttgtttttttacagtgataaatacatcaagataactcgttaatatgaagttaggtagttGGTGATATTTCATTAACTtactatctatacagtatgtaaatTTGTCTAGATAGctagctcatttgagttagcctgcaatGTAGCTAGTTATTAGCTAATAATATAtcgtttttcaaaaacattttcaacatgtatttacttacttgaataggttcccccagccatgtggacaattaGAAACAGAGCAACAAAGTTTGTGTGccaccagagcgttttagaggatattactattttactatgtacccatttaataaccagacttTTATACAAACTTGacatgctgaattcttgacgcacaaTCGAAACtgctgccagcacgcccacaagcgatTCGCATGTGCGGCCTAAGCGGCAATTTACCGCTATCTACCGTTTGTGGACACCGCTTGTCGCCGTTATAGTGCACCGTTATAGTGCagttcatgtattgtttagtgttgtgtagtgtcctTGCTCGCATGCATCTAAcatagtttttttattttattttgccccaccaagatttacatgctaaaatcgccactgtgtCAACGACACTTTTAACATATTACGTTGGGGACTTTTCTTTTGAACATTTCCGAAATTCCGTAACCCGGAAGTACTTTTTTATGTTGCAGACGAGACGCTGGTAAAGAAACCTATCAAAGCTTCATTACGTTTTCCTTCTTGCTCGCAAAATGGTCAACGATTAAGATTGATCATCCTATTTGCAAATGGGCTATGGTAAGAGTTATTTGTCTGGTTACATAGCTAGATAATCATTTCGGTAGCTTATATTTTGTTATGTTTAGCTAATAAGCTAGCTACCGAAAAGTGTCTGTGACTGTTCTGACTGGTTAGCTGACGAAGGAATTAATATAGCTAACCTAACATGCATAACTAGCTACATGTCCGTTATATTGATATAACAGCATGGATTCATTTGTTTTAGGTAGTCTGAACTAGTGAGACTGCTGTCGTCTTCTCCCGTACCGCCAGTTGACCGCTCGTCCCCCAAGAACATGTCTACGGGGATGGCCTCTGTACCACTACTGCAGCCTACTAGCAACACAACCCAAGGTTTTATGCAACAACTACACATTTTACTGTTAGCGAACTATAATCAATAGTGATGGGACGATTGATAACGGAGCTCCGGCGCTAGTCATGAGAAGTTGGGCTATTTTTTAACTGATTCTGATCTGTTTGTCGTCGTCAAAAGAACGAATTGTTCGACTCATTTCTTTAATTTAATttggacaatagaacgagtcaaaatAAATCCAAGGCTGAAAAATGACAAAAGAAAGTTTGGCTGAGTTGGAACACTAGCGCGATCCCATAGCAAATTAATGGCATTAAACGTTTGCAGAGCCTCTCCTCactggagtgatgcttagaattCAATTTCGCCCGAAATGGCACAAAAATGTAACCCTTTTTATTTTACAACTACCATCAGGTTTTTGgaacgaaactgaaaaataacaactCGTGTTGAAAGTAAACATCCGCACCTCGATGGTGCCAATAGTGCTTATGTCTGCAAAACACGGAAGTAAGAAACGAATGGCAATTTGACTGTTTCTGGTCTAGCGATCGATGACAGCAGAGTACGCTGCCCAATTTTATGTAATTAGAAAGAGGAGATTATCCTGATTTAAAATGGTGTCCGActtgaaaaaatgtaaataaacacatTGTTTGATTTTTGTCGAAATATACCAGCATGCCTCTCCATATGAAAACAATGGGGGGAGGTCCAGCAGCGTTCCAAGGGCAAAAGGTATTTCGTTTGGGGGGGGGAAACAAAAGATAtacattgcgagatatttggcgaaatGAACAGACGTACCTATATTTCCCCTATAGGAAACAATGGGACGAGCTGTCTCATTGTCAACAATAAGCTGGGAATATAACGTTCGGAAGGCGAGTtggtgctcaatagaactaataggtgctggcagggtgaaaaatgcagtaaaataaggcctgttttttagTGATTTACTAAAAAAGTACAACAAGCAGTTGGGACATATggtaatattatgaaactgggctccacggcagatgcaatgaactagttttTATCCGAAAAATGAGTCCAGTCTACCCAGTGTACAGCAGGTCAAATGAACGAGtcactctgggggggggggggggggggggggaagaatcATGACTCGCAAGTCGGTAAAGAGTCGTTCAAAAAAAATAATGAATCGTTCGAACTGCACATCACCATCTGACGTTCCGATGCTGTTTTCAAATAACTACCGATTCGACACAACATAGCGACGCTTGTGTCAAAGTAACAATACCACGTGATGACGCTTCATACCTCACACTACCACCTGGCAAGTGTCTTCtcttttatttgacctttatttaactaggccagtcagttAGAGAACATattctgatttacaatgacggcctaaaggcaaaaggcctcctgtggggacgggggctggcattaaaaatacattaaataaaaatataggacaaaacacacatgacaagagagacactacataaagagagacctaagacaccaacacaacatggcagcaacacatgacaacacagcatggcaacaacacatgacaatacagcatggcagcaacacatgacaatacagcatggcagcaacacatgacaatacagcatggcagcaacacatgacaatacagcatggcagcaacacatgacaatacagcatggcagcaacacatgacaacacagcatggcagcaacacatgacaacacagcatggcagcaacacatgacaacacagcatggcagcaacacatgacaacacagcatggcagcaacacatgacaacacagcatggcagcaacacatgacaacacagcatggcagcaacacatgacaacacagcatggcagcaacacacgacaacacagcatggcagcaacacacgacaacacagcatggcagcaacacacgacaacacagcatggcagcaacacacgacaacacagcatggcagcaacacacgacaacacagcatggcagcaacacatgacaacacagcatggcagcaaccaacacatgacaatacagcatggcagcaacacatgacaatacagcatggtagcaaccaacacatgacaatacagcatggcagcaacacatgacaatacagcatggcagcaacacatgacaatacagcatggtagcaaccaacacatgacaatacagcatggcagcaacacatgacaatacagcatggcagcaaccaacacatgacaatacagcatggcagcaaccaacacatgacaatacagcatggcagcaacacatgactgGAGGAGACTGGTCCTGGGGGCCCGGAGGAGACTGGTCCCGGGGGCCCGGAGGAGACTGGTCCCGGGGGCCCGGAGGAGACTGGTCCCGGGGGCCCGGAGGAGACTGGTCCCGGGGGCCCGGAGGAGACTGGTCCCGGGGGCATGGAGGAGACTGGTCCCGGGGGCATGGAGGAGCCTGGTCCCGGGGGCATGGAGGAGCCTGGTCCCGGGGGCATGGAGGAGCCTGGTCCTGGGGGCCCGGAGGAGACTGGTCCTGGGGGCATGGATGTAGAGTACGTGGAGGTGGAGCAGTTTGGCAGGGCTTGAATATAGAGTGCATGGAGGGTCAGGGGGAGAGTAGGTCTGACAGGTAGGCTGGTCCGATGTCATTTAGGGCTTTGTAGACAAGAAGGATAATTGTGTAGTCAATTTTTGGAGAAAATGGTAGCCGATGTAGATGAGCAAGGATGAGGGTGATGTGGACAGACTGGTTTGTTTGTGGCAGAATCCTAGAGGCACTTTTTTTTGGATGAGCTGTAGTTTATTAATTGATTTTGCAAGTACTTTGTTCACATAATCAATTCTAGAAAAAAAATGAATGTATGGATTAGTTTTTCTGTCAGATGTAGTGAGCGAGGGTCCTAGGCGGGCGATGTTCTCCAaaaaaaataattacattttacaATGTGGACAttgaaggagagagagcagggtcgaAAACAAACAGCTAGCTATACTTTGTTGATGACAGGAAAGTCCAATTTCTTTAACTGATTTCAACGTTGACATTCAGAATGACAAGATTGATTAGCTACTCAAAATAAAAATCCACAACACTAAATTGCTAATAAAATAGCAGAGCAATCAGCCATCGAAAAGATAATAGTAAAACAATCTGTTTTTCACCTCGTCAAACTGATTCTATATTGTGATTCTAAAATTACAACTAGGCTACAGAAAGGAAaatgggggatacctagtcagttgtccaactgaatgtattcaaatgaaatgtgtcttccgcatttaacccaacccctctggatcagagaggtgagggggggctgccttaatcgacatccacgtcttcggcgcccagggaacagATCTGCTCAGGGGcacaacgacagatttttaccttgtccgctcggtgattcgatccagcaaccttccggttactggcccaacgctctaaccacgaggctacctgatAGAGGCAGGGTGCTCTGCGTCTTACTGAAAACTAGACCTGTTGATAATGTGTCATTTCTTATTTCGTCAACATGAATGAAATTAGTGAGGCATGAGGCATATTTATTACGGAATTCGTTTACTGTTtaggaaccaaacggaagcaaatggaacaaaacggggatgGAGCTGCGTTTTTCCATTTGGAAAAAAAcggtttctgttgcaaaatgttttgcaacagaatcggcgtgATGTTTACACCCCTGCCTTGATGACTGTATTAGCTGAACAATATTATCGACTGCAActgtttaaaacatttaaaacaagaaagctgtttcctctctctataGGTCAGAGAATGCCCTGCACATTATATGGCTGCTATCGTGTCTACACGGACACAGACAGCTTGGCCAAACACATCAAGGACCATCAGAATCACGTCCCCACGCAGTCCCTCCCAGGTAAGCTCATAGAATACAACACACTTCCTGGATCCTGGAGGAGACGTGGTTTTATGAATAAAGATTTCCTTATTGGATAAAGGTCGACTCAGAAGTACCTGAACTGCTGCGTGTGTGTATGAGGATAAAAAGCGTCACTGAGGACAGTTGCAATTATTATAGTCAGATTAAagctgcactatgcagaaatcgctcttgTCGTTTCCTGGTTGCTGAAATTCTATTAGTTCTCATAATTAAAGttaatgtgacaaaacaagccaTTATTGTGTacagaatcattgtaccatctaaactgctgtgaaagaTATTtgttccataaccaaaaatattgtattttcagctggtgtaccTTACTGAaggtaaaagacgcaaaaacgaaaCACTAGGACCCAAAATAAACCAAACCACAGACTAGAACCCAGCCAGCACTAGGACCCAAAATAAACCAAACCACAGACTAGAACCCAGCCAACACAGGGACCCACAATAAACACAACTAGACTAGAACCCAGCCAGCACTAGGACCCATAATAAACACAACCACAGACTAGAACCTAGCCAGCACTAGGACCCACAATAAACACAACCACAGACTAGAACCCAGCCAGCACTAGGACCCACAATAAACACAACCACAGACTAGAACCCAGCCAACACTAGGACCCACAATAAACACAACCACAGACTAGAACCCAGCCAGCACTAGGACCCACAATAAACCCAACCACAGACTAGAACCCAGCCAACACTAGGACCCACAATAAACACAACCACAGACTAGAACCCAGCCAACACTAGGACCCATAATAAACACAACCACAGACTAGAACCCAGCCAACACTAGGACCCACAATAAACACAACCACAGACTAGAACCCAGCCAACACTAGGACCCATAATAAACACAACCACAGACTAGAACCCAGCCAACACTAGGACCCACAATAAACACAACCACAGACTAGAACCAGCCAGCACTAGGACCCACAATAACACAACCACAGACTAGAACCCAGCCAACACAGGGACCCACAATAAACACAACCACAGACTAGAACCCAGCCAGCACTAGGACCCACAATAAACACAACCACAGACTAGAACCCAGCCAGCACTAGGACCCACAATAAACACAACCACAGACTAGAACCCAGCCAGCACTAGGACCCACAATAAACACAACCACAGACTAGAACCCAGCCAGCACTAGGACCCACAATAAACACAACCACAGACTAGAACCCAGCCAACACTAGGACCCACAATAAACACAACCACAGACTAGAACCCAGCCAACACTAGGACCCATAATAAACACAACCACAGACTAGAACCCAGCCAACACTAGGACCCACAATAAACACAACCACAGACTAGAACCCAGCCAGCACTAGGACCCACAATAAACACAACCACAGACTAGAACCCAGCCAACACTAGGACCCACAATAAACACAACCACAGACTAGAACCCAGCCAGCACTAGGACCCACAATAAACACAACCACAGACTAGAACCCAGCCAACACTAGGACCTACAATAAACACAACCACAGACTAGAACCCAGCCAACACTAGGACCCACAATAAACACAACCACAGACTAGAACCCAGCCAGCACTAGGACCCATAATAAACACAACCACAGACTAGAACCCAGCCAACACAGGGACCCACAATAAACACAACCACAGACTAGAACCCAGCCAGCACTAGGACCCATAATAAACACAACCACAGACTAGAACCCAGCCAGCACTAGGACCCACAATAAACACAACCACAGACTAGAACCCAGCCAGCACTAGGACCCACAATAAACACAACCACAGACTAGAACCCAGCCAGCACTAGGACCCATAATAAACACAACCACAGACTAGAACCCAGCCAGCACTAGGACCCACAATAAACCCAACCACAGACTAGAACCCAGCCAGCACTAGAACCCACAATAAACCCAACCACAGACTAGAACCCAGCCAGCACTAGAACCCACAATAAACCCAACCACAGACTAGAACCCAGCCAGCACTAGGACCCACAATAAACACAACCACAGACTAGAACCCAGCCAGCACTAGGACCCATAATAAACACAACCACAGACTAGAACCCAGCCAGCACTAGGACCCACAATAAACCCAACCACAGACTAGAACCCAGCCAGCACTAGAACCCACAATAAACCCAACCACAGACTAGAACCCAGCCAGCACTAGGACCCACAATAAACCCAACCACAGACTAGAACCCAGCCAACACTAGAACCCACAATAAACCCAACCACAGACTAGAACCTGGCCAACAAGGAGAGAGCGGTGACTTACCAGTATGATAGCCAGCAGAGAAGCACCTTGGAGGAGATGTCGTTTCCAGGATGATAGCCAGCAGAGAAGCACCTTGGAGGAGATGTCGTTTCCAGGATGTTAGCCAGCAGAGAAGCACCTTGGAGGGGATGTAGTTTCCAGGATGATAGCCAGCAGAGAAGCACCTTGGAGGGGAGGTAGTTTCCAGGATGATAGCCAGCAGAGAAGCACCTTGGAGGGGATGTCGTTTCCAGGATGATAGCCAGCAGAGAAGCACCTTGGAGGGGATGTCGTTTCCAGGATGATAGCCAGCAGAGAAGCACCTTGGAGGGGATGTAGTTTCCAGGATGATAGCCAGCAGAGAAGCACCTTGGAGGGGATGTCGTTTCCAGGATGTTAGCCAGCAGAGAAGCACCTTGGAGGGGATGTCGTTTCCAGGATGATAGCCAGCAGAGAAGCACCTTGGAGGGGATGTAGTTTCCAGGATGTTAGCCAGCAGAGAAGCACCTTGGAGGGGATGTAGTTTCCAGGATGTTAGCCAGCAGAGAAGCACCTTGGAGGGGATGTAGTTTCCAGGATGATAGCcagcatttacatttacatttaagtcatttagcagacgctcttatccagagcgacttacaaattggtgcattcaccttatgatatccagtggaacaaccactttacaatagtgcatctaactcttttaagggggaggggggggttagaaggattactttatcctatcctaggtattccttaaagaggtggggtttcaggtgtctccggaaggtggtgattgactccgctgacctggcgtcgtgagggagtttgttccaccattggggtgccagagcagcgaacagttttgactgggctgagcgggaactgtacttcctcagagatagggaggcgagcaggccagaggtggatgaacgcagtgcccttgtttgggtgtagggcctgatcagagcctgaaggtacggaggtgccattcccctcgcagctccgtaggcaagcaccatggtcttgtagcggatgcgagcttcaactggaagccagtggagagagcggaggagcggggtgacgtgagagaacttgggaaggttgaacaccagacgggctgcggcgttctggatgagttgtaggggtttaatggcacaggcagggagcccagccaacagcgagttgcagtaatccagacgggagatgacaagtgcctggattaggacctgcgccgcttcctgtgtgaggcagggtcgtactctgcgaatgttgtagagcatgaacctacaggaacgggtcaccgccttgatgttggttgagaacgacagggtgttgtccaggatcacgccaaggttcttagcgctctaaGAGGAGGACAGCAGAGAAGCACCTTGGAGGGGATGTAGTTTCCAGGATGTTAGCCAGCAGAGAAGCACCTTGGAGGGGATGTAGTTTCCAGGATGTTAGCCAGCAGAGAAGCACCTTGGAGGGGATGTAGTTTCCAGGATGATAGCCAGCAGAGAAGCACCTTGGAGGAGATGTCGTTTCCAGGATGTTAGCCAGCAGAGAAGCACCTTGGAGGGGATGTCGTTTCCAGGATGATAGCCAGCAGAGAAGCACCTTGGAGGGGATGTAGTTTCCAGGATGATAGCCAGCAGAGAAGCACCTTGGAGGGGATGTAGTTTCCAGGATGTTAGCCAGCAGAGAAGCACCTTGGAGGGGATGTAGTTTCCAGGATGATAGCCAGCAGAGAAGCACCTTGGAGGGGATGTAGTTTCCAGGACAGGTCGGTGGAAAGACGGGAGGGTGGCAAGCGCTACACCGGGCCGCGCGAGAATCCAAAAGAGTCAATCCAAGTGGAGTTCAAGTTTGACAGTAGTCCAAAAACATCCTAGGCACAATGTCAAGTGGAAGGATGAATGCAGCAGGAGTCTGCTCAGATAATGTCCCAGTGCAGGATAGGGGGCCCAGGTATATCACAGTAGGCAGGAGTCTGCTCAGATGTGGCGCCCCACAAGAGAGGGGGAGGCTGGCACATGCGCAGATCAAATCCACAGCTGGAATagcgatttttttttttaaggtgttTACGCATCCTAATAATTCGAAAGATGGCTCAGAAAACGAGGTGTTTTAATCGGGCGTATGCTTACTTCGGTTTTGACCTTACGCCGATTTAAGATGAGCAGAGTAAGGTGATTACATGACTATTTCACATTATGCCtcctgccataatcagtttaaaaTGGAATGTACTCACTATCTCTCCCtcctgccataatcagtttaatatggAATGTACTCACTATCTCTCCCtcctgccataatcagtttaatatggAATGTACTCACTATCTCTCCCtcctgccataatcagtttaatatggAATGTACTCACTATCTCTCCCtcctgccataatcagtttaatatggAATGTACTCACTATCTCTCCCtcctgccataatcagtttaatatggAATGTACTCACTATCTCTCCCTCCTGCTATAATCAGTTTAATATGGAATGTACTCACTATCTCTCCCTCCTGCTATAATCAGTTTAATATGGAATGTACTCACTATCTCTCCccctgccataatcagtttaatatggaatgtactcactatctctctcctgccataatcagtttaatatggaatgtactcactatctctctctcctgccataatcagtttaatatggAATGTACTCACTATCTCTCccctgccataatcagtttaatatggAATGTACTCACTATCTCTCCCtcctgccataatcagtttaatatggAATGTACTCACTATCTCTCCCtcctgccataatcagtttaatatggAATGTACTCACTATCTCTCCCtcctgccataatcagtttaatatggAATGTACTCACTATCTCTCccctgccataatcagtttaatatggaatgtactcactatctctctcctgccataatcagtttaatatggAATGTACTCACTATCTCTCCCTCCTGCTATAATCAGTTTATTATGGAATGtactcactatctctctctcctgccataatcagtttaatatggAATGTACTCACTATCTCTCCCtcctgccataatcagtttaatatggaatgtactcactatctctctctcctgccataatcagtttaatatggaatgtactcactatctctctcctctcaggtAAAGTGTTCCTCTGCTCCTCTATCGGCTGCAGCGGCTCCTTTCCCAGCATGCAGCATCTGATGGAACATATGAGACAGCACCACAAACCCAACACGTACTTCCTGtaggtatttgtgtgtgtgtgtgtgtgtgtgtgtgtgtgtgtgtgtgtaggagagatACTCAGTGCTACTCGTCATGCATCCAGATGTCCCTCTGACAGGTGTGACGATTGTCTtgcttcccctctttctctctgccagGTGTCAGAGTTGTCGGTCCAAGCTGCGTTCCTACCGCGCCCTCCTCAAACACCTCCACACCTGCGCTAAGGTAGCCAAGAGCAAGGCCAAGGCTGGCGAGCAGGCAGAGGTCAAGCCTGACCCTGACCCCGATGCTGCTGTTCCCATGGCTACAGACCAGGAGACCCCACAGCAGCAGGAACCCATGGAGTCGGAACCCTCCCATCCTGTCCCTGGGTCCACTGGGTCTGACCATCTCTCTGCCCTGGCTCCCTCCCCCTACCAGCCCCCAGAGGATGGATCTCTCCTCGGCCTGGACCTCAAGTCGGCCCTGCTCCCTGGGGCTTTCTCCATCCAGGAGGGAGGTGGTGGGGGATTGTCAGCCACCCAGCCCCCAAGCCTCACAGACCAGCTCCCCGAGGGATCCTATGGTTCCTTTTCACAGTACCTTCAATCTCCACTGGATGTTTCTGGACCGGAGCAGCAACAGCAGAGGCCTCCCAGGCCCGTCCCTTCTGCTCTACCTTCCTCTCCGCCACCCCAGACCTCCGCCCCGCCCGGTTCGAACGCTCGCTGGAGGAAGAACCAAGGTGATCTAATAACAGTCAGCTTGTTTGGTTGAATCTCAGGGTTAGGAAATGTTGTCATTTCTATTTGATTTCAATTACTTTTTGACCGCAGCTCGTTTTTGAGGAGTGAGAGGTGCTCAACGTTGACCTACCCCCTACCCTACCGTGAGACGTCCGTGTTGAGTCAATATCACTTAAAAGCTTTaaaaacagggttgtcaaactaattaatacaatttaaaaaaataatacaactTTTAACATCAATTATCTACATATGTGaactatgattttttttttttttttttaaatgccataATTATGTTGAAGATTAGATCCTATTTTACATAATCAGAGGCAGTTGTGTTGTGCCTGCCATTGGTCGAGACTTCCTCTTGAACACAGGGTGGGACCCCTCCCTTCAGACCGCTGTGTTTTAGATAGAATGGATGTCTCATGGGAGGCTGGGGTATGCAAAACGGGACAACTCTGAGCATggctacactaccggtcaaaaggtttacaacatctactcattcaagggtttttctttatttttttttactattttctacattgtagaataatagtgaagacatcaaaactatgaaagaacacatatggaatcatgtagtaacaagagtatgcaaagctgtccaTCAAGGTAaaggctatttgaagaatctcaaatataaagtatattttgattgtttaacagtttttttggttactacatgattccatatgtgttatttcatagttgtgatgtcttcactattattctacaatgtagaaaatagtagaaataaagaaaaacccttgaatgagtcgatgtgtccaaacttttgactggtactgtatgtcctgaatgttttggcattaaAGTCGTAAGAAGTCTCTTTCTGACCACTCCTACCATGGGTAAATATGTATTGAACGTTTCGTTCAAAAGTTGCTTGGAATTCACGTCCGTGTTAGTTCATGTTGACTAGTGGTCCTattttagcctggtcccagatctgtttgtgctatagTCAACTGCAACGACCATAGGAGTTGGGGGGCTACACAGATCTA
Proteins encoded:
- the znf414 gene encoding zinc finger protein 414 isoform X5: MSELVRLLSSSPVPPVDRSSPKNMSTGMASVPLLQPTSNTTQGQRMPCTLYGCYRVYTDTDSLAKHIKDHQNHVPTQSLPGKVFLCSSIGCSGSFPSMQHLMEHMRQHHKPNTYFLCQSCRSKLRSYRALLKHLHTCAKVAKSKAKAGEQAEVKPDPDPDAAVPMATDQETPQQQEPMESEPSHPVPGSTGSDHLSALAPSPYQPPEDGSLLGLDLKSALLPGAFSIQEGGGGGLSATQPPSLTDQLPEGSYGSFSQYLQSPLDVSGPEQQQQRPPRPVPSALPSSPPPQTSAPPGSNARWRKNQGDHVPSSQTKVSPDTEASTYTCL
- the znf414 gene encoding zinc finger protein 414 isoform X1, with the protein product MSELVRLLSSSPVPPVDRSSPKNMSTGMASVPLLQPTSNTTQGQRMPCTLYGCYRVYTDTDSLAKHIKDHQNHVPTQSLPGKVFLCSSIGCSGSFPSMQHLMEHMRQHHKPNTYFLCQSCRSKLRSYRALLKHLHTCAKVAKSKAKAGEQAEVKPDPDPDAAVPMATDQETPQQQEPMESEPSHPVPGSTGSDHLSALAPSPYQPPEDGSLLGLDLKSALLPGAFSIQEGGGGGLSATQPPSLTDQLPEGSYGSFSQYLQSPLDVSGPEQQQQRPPRPVPSALPSSPPPQTSAPPGSNARWRKNQGQSFNGRILWKHTRGRYSCVQCGHSTPNRKEMTAHIKGKHKSPAAKPGNDTGDHVPSSQTKVSPDTEASTYTCL
- the znf414 gene encoding zinc finger protein 414 isoform X4; translated protein: MSTGMASVPLLQPTSNTTQGQRMPCTLYGCYRVYTDTDSLAKHIKDHQNHVPTQSLPGKVFLCSSIGCSGSFPSMQHLMEHMRQHHKPNTYFLCQSCRSKLRSYRALLKHLHTCAKVAKSKAKAGEQAEVKPDPDPDAAVPMATDQETPQQQEPMESEPSHPVPGSTGSDHLSALAPSPYQPPEDGSLLGLDLKSALLPGAFSIQEGGGGGLSATQPPSLTDQLPEGSYGSFSQYLQSPLDVSGPEQQQQRPPRPVPSALPSSPPPQTSAPPGSNARWRKNQGQSFNGRILWKHTRGRYSCVQCGHSTPNRKEMTAHIKGKHKSPAAKPGNDTGDHVPSSQTKVSPDTEASTYTCL
- the znf414 gene encoding zinc finger protein 414 isoform X3; amino-acid sequence: MSELVRLLSSSPVPPVDRSSPKNMSTGMASVPLLQPTSNTTQGQRMPCTLYGCYRVYTDTDSLAKHIKDHQNHVPTQSLPGKVFLCSSIGCSGSFPSMQHLMEHMRQHHKPNTYFLCQSCRSKLRSYRALLKHLHTCAKVAKSKAKAGEQAEVKPDPDPDAAVPMATDQETPQQQEPMESEPSHPVPGSTGSDHLSALAPSPYQPPEDGSLLGLDLKSALLPGAFSIQEGGGGGLSATQPPSLTDQLPEGSYGSFSQYLQSPLDVSGPEQQQQRPPRPVPSALPSSPPPQTSAPPGSNARWRKNQDAPGSLSHRWTSPPASHRLTRDGAQVSPSTAVFYGNTPGGATAVSSVATPPQTGRR
- the znf414 gene encoding zinc finger protein 414 isoform X2 produces the protein MSELVRLLSSSPVPPVDRSSPKNMSTGMASVPLLQPTSNTTQGQRMPCTLYGCYRVYTDTDSLAKHIKDHQNHVPTQSLPGKVFLCSSIGCSGSFPSMQHLMEHMRQHHKPNTYFLCQSCRSKLRSYRALLKHLHTCAKVAKSKAKAGEQAEVKPDPDPDAAVPMATDQETPQQQEPMESEPSHPVPGSTGSDHLSALAPSPYQPPEDGSLLGLDLKSALLPGAFSIQEGGGGGLSATQPPSLTDQLPEGSYGSFSQYLQSPLDVSGPEQQQQRPPRPVPSALPSSPPPQTSAPPGSNARWRKNQGQSFNGRILWKHTRGRYSCVQCGHSTPNRKEMTAHIKGKHKSPAAKPGDHVPSSQTKVSPDTEASTYTCL